TGAGCGGTGGGTGAGTAATACGATTTGCTCTGCTTCTGCCTGCCTACTCAAGGCAACTGAAATAAGCTCGTCCCCCTCATGCTTGAATTTCATCGCTTGAGCTGTTCGGGTGCGATAACTACGGTAAGTGACAAAATCCGCTAGGGGCGTTCGTTTGATCATGCCATATTTGGTTGTCAGAACGAGATGCATATCCGCATCGAGCTGACTTGGCTGTTCATCTAAGCCGAGGAAGGCTTGATATACCGCAATGACTTGTTCGCCGTCCTCTAATAAGTATTGTTGGGAGATGTGCGTACCTAAATCCTTCCAGCGGGCTTCAGGAATCTCATAGACCGGCAGATGGATGTAATTACCAAGATTGGTAAAGAGAATAATCGCATCATGGGTACTCAAACTTTCGACATAAAGGATATAGTCCAAATCACGCACACCCACATCATGAGCTTGACTGGACTGATAAGAACGTAAGCTAGAGCGTTTAATGTAACCTTCCTTCGAAACAGTGACCACCACTTCTTCTTCAGGAATTAACAAGCTCGTATCAATATTAATCTCTTCAATCGCCTCTTCCACTTGAGTTAAGCGCGGAGTACTATATTTCTTCTGCACTTCTTTCAGTTCTTGCACAATAACCTTATTTAAGGCGGCTTCACTCTTCAAAATCATTTCATACATTTGAATGCGCTCATTTAAGGCTAGGCGCTCTTCTTGCAGCTTCACCACGTCTGTATTGGTTAAGCGATAAAGTTGCAAGGAGACAATAGATTCAGCTTGGACTTGTGAAAAATCATACTGTTCTTGAAGGTTACGCTGGGCATCGCTGCGATTCTCGCTTGAGCGGATGGTTAAAATGACTTCATCTAAGATTGACACAAGGCGAATCAGGCCATCGACGATATGTAAGCGCCGTTCATCTGCTTCAAGCAAATACCGGGTCCGTCTGGTGATGACCTCTTGGCGATGTTCGATATAGGCAGCTAAGATACGCTCTAAGCCAACTAAAACCGGACGTAGTTGATCGATGGCAACCATATTAAAGTGGTAATTCGTCTGCAACTCCGTATTCTTAAATAAATAATTTAAGATACCTTCTGCGTCAATGTCACGTTTCAATTCGATGACCAGGCGTACTCCACTTCGGTCGGACTCATCGCGCACTTCGCTAATGCCATCAATCTTGCCTTGGATACGGATTTCATCAAGCTTCTGAATAAGCTTGGCCTTGTTCACTTCATAAGGGAGCTCGGTAGCAACAATTTGCGATTTATTCCCCCTCAGTGTTTCAATACTTGTCTTGGCCCGAACGACCAGCTTCCCTTGGCCAGTTGTATAGATATCCTTGAGGGCATCGGCCCCTTGAATAATCCCCCCAGTTGGGAAATCTGGCCCTTTGACAAATCGCAATAAATCCTCCAAGGTCGCATCATCATGTTCAATCTTATAAATAATCGCATCGATTACTTCTCCTAAGTTATGGGGCGGGATATCCGTTGCATAGCCAGCAGATATCCCTGTTGCGCCATTGACAAGCAAATTAGGGAACTTAGCCGGCAGAACTAAAGGCTCTTCTAAAGTATCATCAAAGTTTAAACCATGCTCTACTGTATCATAATCAATATCGGCCAATAATTCGGAAGAAATCGGAGCTAGGCGGGCCTCTGTATAGCGCATGGCAGCCGCTGGGTCCCCGTCCATACTCCCATTATTACCGTGCATGTCAATTAAAGGAATACGATTCTTCCAATCTTGACTCATACGGACCATCGCATCATAGACCGATATATCCCCGTGTGGATGGTAATTCCCAATAACATTCCCGACAGTCTTAGCAGATTTCCGGTAAGGGTTATCGGCCGTGTTGCGATCTTGGTACATCGCAAACAGAATACGGCGCTGGACAGGCTTTAAACCATCCCGAATATCCGGTAAGGCCCGGTCTTGAATAATATATTTAGAATAACGACCGAAACGATCGCCAATCACGTTTGAAAAGGATAGTTCTTCAATATGTTCTGTCGCCATCCTACTACTCACCTCCGAATAAATCTAATTGCTCAGGATCTTCCCCTGCTTCGACGGCTTCCTCAATGTTATCCGCCTGTTCAACTAACTTCTCTTCCACCTCGGGATGGTTAGCTGCTTGTTGATCATTTAATAAAGTATCTTCTTCATCCAAGGTGAAGCGTACATTACTCTCAATCCACTTGCGACGCGGCTCCACTTTGGTTCCCATTAAAGTCGTCAATTGGCGCTCATTGCTTGCAGCATCATCAATCGTGACCCGAATCAATAATCGGGTTTCTGGATTCATCGTTGTATCCCATAGTTGATCGGCGTTCATCTCACCTAAACCTTTGTAGCGCTGTAAGATATAGCCTTGGCCCATTTCCTTAGTCTTCTCTTTTAATTCTTGATCTGTCCAAGCATAGGCAATCTTTTCCTTCTTGCCTTTACCTTTAGAGATTTTATATAAAGGTGGCATGGCCAAATAAACCTTCCCAGCTTCCAAAAGAGGCTTCATATAGCGGTAGAAGAAAGTCAGTAAGAGAACTTGAATATGCGCCCCATCTGTATCGGCATCCGTCATAATGATAACTTTATCATAATTTGCGTCTTCCACGTTAAATTCATTGCCAACCCCGGCGCCAATGGTGTAAATCATCGTATTGATTTCTTCATTCTTCATAATATCCTGCAAGGAGGCTTTCTCAGTATTAATGACCTTCCCCCGCAGAGGCAAGATAGCCTGGTAACGGCGATCACGACCCAATTTGGCCGAACCGCCCGCCGAGTCCCCCTCCACTAAGTATAATTCATTCTTGGAGGCATCTTTAGATTGGGCTTTGGTTAATTTTCCAGAAATAAGACGCTCTTGTTGGGATTTCTTAGCTCCGGTCCGGGCTAAGTCGCGTGCACGTCTGGAAGCTTCCCGAGTTTCCCGGGCTTGAATGGCTTTACGCAGAATCATTTGTGCAAAGTTTCCATTCTCATTTAAGTAATTGGTCAGGAATTCATTAATGAAATTGTCCACAATACTCCGCGCTTTGGGGGTACCTAACTTCTCCTTTGTCTGGCCTTCAAATTGTAAATAGTTCTCCGGAATACGAATCGAAAGGACCGCTGTCAAACCTTCGCGAACATCACTACCTTCAAGATTCTTATCCTTTTCTTTCAATAGTCCACTTTGCCGGCCATACTCATTGAATGCCTTCGTCATTCCTGTCTTCATGCCTGTCTCATGTGTACCACCGCCGGAAGTACGGACATTATTGGCAAAAGAAAGAATAGTTTCTGAGTAACCATCATTGTATTGCATGGCGAAATCGATTTCAAAGCCTTCAATTTCAGTAGAAACGCTAGCAATATCGCCGAGCACATCTTTCTCTTCATTCAAATAAGCAATGAAATCCTTTAAACCGTTCTCATAGTGGTACACTTCATGGAAGACTTCCCCATCTTCATGGGTCGTTCGTTCATCAATCAGTTCAATCGCAAGGGCTTTCAATAAGAAGGCCGATTCACGAAGTCTTTCACAGATGACTGTTCGGTCAATTGTTCGTTGGCCGAAAATCTTTGCATCGGGCATGAAATGGACCTTTGTCCCGGTATCTTTACCTTTAATTTTCTGTTTCTTAAGTTTAGAGGCGGGTTGTCCCCCATCTTCGAAACGCATATGATAGGCATAGCCATCCCGGTGGATTGTCACTTCAAGCCAGCTGGATAAGGCGTTTACAACGCTGGCACCTACCCCGTGTAAGCCTCCTGCAGATTTATAGCCTCCTTGGCCAAATTTCCCGCCGGCGTGCAGCACGGTAAAGATTACTTGAACCGTCGGGACCCCACTGTCATGCATGCCCACAGGCATCCCCCGCCCATTATCTTGAATGCTGACGCTCCCGTCTTCATGCAAACGGACAATAATCCGGTCAGCAAAACCAGACAAGGCCTCATCTACTGAGTTATCAACGATTTCATACACCAGGTGGTGTAAACCACGTTGATCCGTGGAGCCAATATACATACCCGGTCGTTTGCGGACGGCTTCTAGACCTTCCAATATTTGAATGGCGTCATCGCCATAATTCATTAATGATTGCTTATCTGCCATCATCTCACCTCTTGTATCATTCTAGCGTATTTACTATATCAAACTTTTGTTCGTATGACTAATATTTTCCCCAGTCTTTCATAAATAATTAAGTATTTCCTGGAAATATGGTAAAATTAAGAAAACACACTGACAGGAGGTTTTCATATGAATGGGTGGGGAATTTTATATATTATTCTAGCATATTTAATTGGATCAATTCCAACGGGGGTTTGGTACTCCAAGACTCGTTATAAGGTCGATGTACGCACATTAGGGAGTGGTAACAGCGGCGGAACGAATGTTGGACGTAATTTCGGCTTTGCCTCGGCGGTCATTGTAATTGCCATAGATGTGCTGAAGGGTTGGATTCCCATGGCTGTCGCAAGGCATTCCTTTGCTGATCAACCGTGGATTATTATGCTGACAGCCCTTGCCTGTGTCATTGGCCATGCTTACCCAATCTGGGGAAATTTTCGTGGCGGAAAAATTGTTGCCACATCTATTGGCGTCTTACTTGGCTTTAATTTCTGGTTAGCCATCAGTCAAGTCCTCTTATTTGCCTTATGCCTTTTCTTAAGCAGTACAGTAAGTTTATCAGCCATGGCAAGTTATGGTATCGCCGTAGTGGCCATCTTCTTCCTCTATGAATCTTGGATTTATCGTATCGGCTTTCTAGCAATCTTTCTCTTCATGGTTTATCGCCACCGCTCGAATGTCGAACGCCTCATTCACAAACGCGAAAATCGCATTTCATGGGGCTTACGCTCGACCAAGAAATACCCTCAGGAAAAATCATCTTAAACCAACTTAAAAACACTGTCAACTATCCGCGTCGTTGCGAGGTAAGTTAACAGTGTTTTTTATGCTTTAATTAGACGTCTTTAGTAAACGTCATTGTATAGCCATGGGTCGCTAAGTCATTCGGTGCTAGCTGGAGGATGCTGTATTTCTCCGCGAATTCCCCACTAGCTTGGGTCGTGTCGGCGATGCCAGTCCAAGGCTCAATGCAGACAAATGGGGCCCGTTTAGGATAAGGTGACCAGATTCCCACAAATTCCATATGGCTTGGATTGACATTAATGGTAACGCCAGCAGGCTCATCACGCAGGACCATTTCAGTCTTCTGGTTAACTTGGTATACTAAGGCATCATCCTTAAAGTCATCATGCGTGAGATAAGTTTTGTCCATTCGTTCATATTTACTGGCAGTAGCATTGATTAAGCCGTCCTCAGTTAAAGGTAAGCGAGAATAAGGCCCTTCAGGGATAAATTCTAGGCTGACGCGATCAAACTCTTCAGTTGCTTCGTCTTGACTCACATTAAAAGCCGGATGTGCCCCTACACTGTAGTATAAGGCCGTCTCACTGGAAGGGTTTAACACTTCGTAACTGACCGTTACCGTATTTCCTTGGAGAATGTAGTTAATTTGAAAACTAAATTCGAAAGGATACTTTTCGAGCGTTGTGGCACTACTTTTCAAATAGAAACTGGCTGAGACATCGGTTTGATTTTGCAAAGTAAATTCCATATCCCGGGCAAAACCGTGCCGTGACATTTCATAAGTTTCCCCTGCAAACACCATCTGGCCGTCTTTGAGTGAGCCTACAATGGGGAAAAGGACAGGCGAGTGACGATTCCAATAGGCTGGATCGGCCTGCCAAATGTATTCATGTCCTGTTTCCTTATCTTGAATGGACGCAATTTCTGCCCCTTTAAGCTTTATTTGAACCACTAAGTGTTCGTTTTCAATCGTTACCATATAAATCCCCCTAGCATCTAATTATAGAATGAAATGACTTAAATCTCCGTCCCCGACGATTGGTTCTAAGCGGTCGCTAACATATTTCTCCGTTATTTCGATTTCGCCCATTTGCATATCAGGCGCTTCAAATAACAATTCATCCAAGACTGTTTCAATAATGGTGTGCAGGCGACGGGCGCCGATATTATCAGTAGTATCATTCAGCTCCACGGCGAAACGTGCCATGGCTTGAATTGCTTCCTCAGTGAAATGAACGTCGACACCATCCGTTGCCAGTAAAGCTTGATACTGCTTAATTAAGGCATTCTCCGGCTCAACGAGAATACGCACGAAGTCCTCTTCGTCTAGATCATCTAAATGCACCCGAATTGGGAAGCGTCCTTGTAGTTCTGGAATCAAGTCAGAAGGTTTAGCCACGTGGAAAGCACCACTTCCAATAAAGAGAATATAGTCTGTACTTATCATACCATACTTTGTTTGAATTTGGCTTCCCTCAACGATTGGTAATATATCTCGTTGAACCCCTTCCCGGCTCACTTGACCGCCTTGTTCATTCTTCGTCGCAATTTTATCAATTTCATCGATAAAAATAATGCCGCGTTCTTCTGCAATCTTTAAGGCTTGTTGGTTAATATCATCTTGGTTAACTAGTTTGTCCGCCTCTTCTTCCGTTAATAACTCAACTGCTTCTTTCACAGTGACCGTCCGCTCAACTTTCTTGGCTGGTGTTAAGGCATTTAACGAATCTTGCATGTCCATGAGTTGTTCCATAGCTGGATTAATGCTATTCATTTGCAACTTCTTCTCTTCCATTTGGATGGTTACTTCATGGTTATCGAGTTTGCCATCACGAATTTGCTGGCGGATTTGACGACGGCTGGCGGCAATTTCTTCTGTAACCTCTTCTTCCTCTTCCTCACCCTGTTGCAAGGCTTGCGGGTTCATTTGACGTAACATTGCCGCCCAATCACCCATGCCCCCGCTATTTTGATTATCTTTCTTTTTCTTAATGCCTGGTCTTAAGGCTTTAGCAACGCGTTCAATCGCTTTGGCTTCCGCCT
This region of Suicoccus acidiformans genomic DNA includes:
- the parC gene encoding DNA topoisomerase IV subunit A, encoding MATEHIEELSFSNVIGDRFGRYSKYIIQDRALPDIRDGLKPVQRRILFAMYQDRNTADNPYRKSAKTVGNVIGNYHPHGDISVYDAMVRMSQDWKNRIPLIDMHGNNGSMDGDPAAAMRYTEARLAPISSELLADIDYDTVEHGLNFDDTLEEPLVLPAKFPNLLVNGATGISAGYATDIPPHNLGEVIDAIIYKIEHDDATLEDLLRFVKGPDFPTGGIIQGADALKDIYTTGQGKLVVRAKTSIETLRGNKSQIVATELPYEVNKAKLIQKLDEIRIQGKIDGISEVRDESDRSGVRLVIELKRDIDAEGILNYLFKNTELQTNYHFNMVAIDQLRPVLVGLERILAAYIEHRQEVITRRTRYLLEADERRLHIVDGLIRLVSILDEVILTIRSSENRSDAQRNLQEQYDFSQVQAESIVSLQLYRLTNTDVVKLQEERLALNERIQMYEMILKSEAALNKVIVQELKEVQKKYSTPRLTQVEEAIEEINIDTSLLIPEEEVVVTVSKEGYIKRSSLRSYQSSQAHDVGVRDLDYILYVESLSTHDAIILFTNLGNYIHLPVYEIPEARWKDLGTHISQQYLLEDGEQVIAVYQAFLGLDEQPSQLDADMHLVLTTKYGMIKRTPLADFVTYRSYRTRTAQAMKFKHEGDELISVALSRQAEAEQIVLLTHRSYSLRYALSDVSTYGPKAQGVVAMNLKDDDYIAAANLIASPSRQTSLLALSQRGYLKHFALEVITEASRGSRGTLLYKQLKKNPHRVLKALPVQTPDLPVCILGDTGATQRLEPGALKLTERLTNGSEVPGLADLGQVLDMYVDQIELFEQAHQSDSQE
- the parE gene encoding DNA topoisomerase IV subunit B; translation: MMADKQSLMNYGDDAIQILEGLEAVRKRPGMYIGSTDQRGLHHLVYEIVDNSVDEALSGFADRIIVRLHEDGSVSIQDNGRGMPVGMHDSGVPTVQVIFTVLHAGGKFGQGGYKSAGGLHGVGASVVNALSSWLEVTIHRDGYAYHMRFEDGGQPASKLKKQKIKGKDTGTKVHFMPDAKIFGQRTIDRTVICERLRESAFLLKALAIELIDERTTHEDGEVFHEVYHYENGLKDFIAYLNEEKDVLGDIASVSTEIEGFEIDFAMQYNDGYSETILSFANNVRTSGGGTHETGMKTGMTKAFNEYGRQSGLLKEKDKNLEGSDVREGLTAVLSIRIPENYLQFEGQTKEKLGTPKARSIVDNFINEFLTNYLNENGNFAQMILRKAIQARETREASRRARDLARTGAKKSQQERLISGKLTKAQSKDASKNELYLVEGDSAGGSAKLGRDRRYQAILPLRGKVINTEKASLQDIMKNEEINTMIYTIGAGVGNEFNVEDANYDKVIIMTDADTDGAHIQVLLLTFFYRYMKPLLEAGKVYLAMPPLYKISKGKGKKEKIAYAWTDQELKEKTKEMGQGYILQRYKGLGEMNADQLWDTTMNPETRLLIRVTIDDAASNERQLTTLMGTKVEPRRKWIESNVRFTLDEEDTLLNDQQAANHPEVEEKLVEQADNIEEAVEAGEDPEQLDLFGGE
- the plsY gene encoding glycerol-3-phosphate 1-O-acyltransferase PlsY, which encodes MNGWGILYIILAYLIGSIPTGVWYSKTRYKVDVRTLGSGNSGGTNVGRNFGFASAVIVIAIDVLKGWIPMAVARHSFADQPWIIMLTALACVIGHAYPIWGNFRGGKIVATSIGVLLGFNFWLAISQVLLFALCLFLSSTVSLSAMASYGIAVVAIFFLYESWIYRIGFLAIFLFMVYRHRSNVERLIHKRENRISWGLRSTKKYPQEKSS
- a CDS encoding aldose 1-epimerase family protein, which gives rise to MVTIENEHLVVQIKLKGAEIASIQDKETGHEYIWQADPAYWNRHSPVLFPIVGSLKDGQMVFAGETYEMSRHGFARDMEFTLQNQTDVSASFYLKSSATTLEKYPFEFSFQINYILQGNTVTVSYEVLNPSSETALYYSVGAHPAFNVSQDEATEEFDRVSLEFIPEGPYSRLPLTEDGLINATASKYERMDKTYLTHDDFKDDALVYQVNQKTEMVLRDEPAGVTINVNPSHMEFVGIWSPYPKRAPFVCIEPWTGIADTTQASGEFAEKYSILQLAPNDLATHGYTMTFTKDV
- the hslU gene encoding ATP-dependent protease ATPase subunit HslU — its product is MKHNITPREIVNALDKYIIGQADAKRSVAIGLQNRIRRLRLDDAMQKEVKPKNILMIGPTGVGKTEIARRLANIADAPFVKVEATKYTEVGYVGRDVESMVRDLVEDARRIVKRQKHEEVHEEAEAKAIERVAKALRPGIKKKKDNQNSGGMGDWAAMLRQMNPQALQQGEEEEEEVTEEIAASRRQIRQQIRDGKLDNHEVTIQMEEKKLQMNSINPAMEQLMDMQDSLNALTPAKKVERTVTVKEAVELLTEEEADKLVNQDDINQQALKIAEERGIIFIDEIDKIATKNEQGGQVSREGVQRDILPIVEGSQIQTKYGMISTDYILFIGSGAFHVAKPSDLIPELQGRFPIRVHLDDLDEEDFVRILVEPENALIKQYQALLATDGVDVHFTEEAIQAMARFAVELNDTTDNIGARRLHTIIETVLDELLFEAPDMQMGEIEITEKYVSDRLEPIVGDGDLSHFIL